The DNA segment GATGCCGAGTCCGAGGTCGCCCGGCTCGATCCGACGTTCCGCGCCATCTCCAACATCTGCCTCGAACACAAGCAGGCGCGCGGCGTCATCGTCTCGGCCAAGGCAACCCGCGACGATGCGGAGGTCGTCAGCCGGTGCTTCTACCCGGCGTACGGCGTCGACGAAGACCCCGTGACCGGCAGCGCCCACTGCACCGTCGGCCCGTTCTTCGCACGCGAGCTCGGCAAGAAAGACGGCGAGGTCCTGCACTGCCGCCAGATCAGCCGGCGCGGCGGTGAGGTCCGTGTGACAACGCGCGGCAAGCGCGTCCACCTTGGCGGACGGGCCACGACCGTCGTTCGCGGCAAGCTCGTTCTGTAGCCGCTACCAGAGCAGCGTCGACGCCTCGAAGACCGGGCCGTGCGTGCAGGCGAGGCGGTAGCTCCACCCGCGGTCGCTCTCGTCCTTCTGTCGAATGACACACGACTGGCACGTGCCCATGCCGCACGCCATCGCCCTTTCGACGGCCACCTGGCAAGCCAGCCCGCGCTCTCGTGCGACCTGCGCGACGGCGATCATCATCGGCTCCGGCCCGCACGTGTAAATCGTCGGCCGAACACTGCCGACCTCCCACGAGTCGTCGAACCACGCGTCGAGGTACCGGGCCAGCGGCTCGGTGACGCGGCCGTGCCAGCCGTAGCTGCCGTCGTCGGTGCTGATGATCGCGGGGAAGCCGAACTGCGAAAACTCGTCAATGTTGTACAGGCCTTCCATGCTTTTGGACGTCCGACCCGCCGGTGGCTCGGGGGCGTCGTCGGTGATGGTCAGGCTGAGCAGGTCGCGTGTGATCGCACCCGCAAACGCGACGGCCTTTCGACGATCATCGTCGGCTGCCTCGTCGTTGAGTGCAGCTAGCGCCTGCGCGAGGTAGATCATCGGCGGAATCCCCACACCGCCGCCGACGAGCAGTGCGATGCCGCCCGGATCTGGCAGCGTGAAGCCGACGCCCAGCGGGCCGATGACGTCGACCTTGTCACCCGGCCGGAGCGTCGACAGCCAGTGCGTGCCGGGACCGATGTCGCGGTTGATCAGATCGACCTCCTCGCCGCGCCGCCCAGCGATGCTGAAGGGCCTGCGCAGCACGGGCGTCGGCCGGTTCGCGTCGCCCTGGTGGACGTCGATTCGCATGCCGGGCGACCACTCGTGGACGATCTCTTCGACCTCGCCAATCGGCGCATCGTCGACGTCGCGGCACTTCACCTGCAG comes from the Planctomycetota bacterium genome and includes:
- a CDS encoding dihydroorotate dehydrogenase electron transfer subunit, which codes for MANVPLCREHNRLTLRVPDMPASVPGQFLQVKCRDVDDAPIGEVEEIVHEWSPGMRIDVHQGDANRPTPVLRRPFSIAGRRGEEVDLINRDIGPGTHWLSTLRPGDKVDVIGPLGVGFTLPDPGGIALLVGGGVGIPPMIYLAQALAALNDEAADDDRRKAVAFAGAITRDLLSLTITDDAPEPPAGRTSKSMEGLYNIDEFSQFGFPAIISTDDGSYGWHGRVTEPLARYLDAWFDDSWEVGSVRPTIYTCGPEPMMIAVAQVARERGLACQVAVERAMACGMGTCQSCVIRQKDESDRGWSYRLACTHGPVFEASTLLW